One region of Metallosphaera sedula DSM 5348 genomic DNA includes:
- a CDS encoding ATP-binding protein, with product MEGWEGFVRSVVDRREAHVTVSGLTANLTQAVRRSLAGRYLTVEVSPLSYLEFLRSKNVNVFTELDLVAREAEIKALFDEYLRFGGFPLVALNPGNRERILAQLYDDIAHRDAILECGVRNVSEFSDLALFYVSNVGNRVGFRHLSRSMVIPLRNLQRYTECLRNAYLVFFVKAISPRLSEMVKAQRKVYCVDNGISNVVEHRLNENLRSLLKNLVFVELMRRHGLGNLFYYRDRREVDFVVKDRNEIREILQVTYSLGDERETEGIMELLRIRRVRASVITYDGGGGGRE from the coding sequence GTGGAGGGATGGGAGGGTTTCGTTCGCTCCGTCGTGGATAGGAGGGAGGCCCACGTGACCGTCTCAGGGTTAACCGCGAACCTTACCCAGGCCGTGAGGCGTTCCCTGGCGGGGAGGTACCTGACGGTTGAGGTCTCTCCGCTATCCTACCTAGAGTTCCTGAGATCCAAGAACGTCAACGTGTTCACGGAGCTGGACCTGGTTGCGAGGGAGGCTGAGATCAAGGCCCTCTTCGACGAGTACCTGAGGTTCGGTGGTTTTCCCCTCGTTGCCCTGAACCCGGGGAACAGGGAGAGGATACTCGCTCAGCTCTACGACGACATAGCGCACAGGGACGCGATCCTCGAGTGCGGGGTAAGGAATGTGAGTGAGTTCAGCGACCTCGCCCTCTTCTACGTCTCAAACGTTGGGAACAGGGTGGGGTTCAGACACCTTTCAAGGTCAATGGTGATCCCTCTTAGGAACTTGCAAAGGTACACGGAGTGCCTGAGGAACGCCTACCTGGTCTTCTTCGTGAAGGCCATCAGCCCTCGCCTGAGTGAGATGGTCAAGGCGCAGAGGAAGGTGTACTGCGTGGACAACGGGATCTCAAACGTGGTTGAGCACAGGCTCAACGAGAACCTGAGGAGCCTCCTCAAGAACCTGGTCTTCGTGGAGTTGATGAGGAGGCACGGCCTCGGAAACTTGTTCTATTATAGGGATAGGAGGGAGGTCGACTTCGTGGTGAAGGACAGGAATGAGATCAGGGAGATACTTCAGGTTACGTACTCCCTGGGGGACGAGAGGGAGACCGAGGGGATAATGGAGCTCCTCAGGATCAGGAGGGTTAGGGCGAGCGTGATCACTTACGACGGGGGGGGGGGGGGCAGAGAGTGA